One part of the Pseudemcibacter aquimaris genome encodes these proteins:
- the rpoD gene encoding RNA polymerase sigma factor RpoD yields the protein MAEKANKAKKEEETTDAPVVDSQKAVKKMIAEAKKRGYITYDALNEALPQDQMSSEQIEDVMTMLSEMGINVVDNADTDEASEKEDAEEEKASTTEEAKPEAKAPADRTDDPVRMYLREMGSVELLSREGEIAIAKRIEAGRETMISGLCDSPLTFDALAAWGEMLEEEEILLRDVIDLDAMYGNDPTQETDATPTASVEEIEEDDDDDVTDDEDAPENQGENEDGSNMDEGVEENDDDGVTMSLATMEEALHPRVMEIFAEIRKVHKKFAKLQELRHESNIGNTQLTPAQEKRYRKLSDELIVLVNNLRLNNNRIEALLEQLYSSSKRLMGLEGKMLRLAERYKVSRKSYLDNYWGRELDPTWVKEMSGEKSKGWDSFIGNEADIVQNMRDQVKEIAKDVGLNISEFRVIVNKVQKGEKEARIAKKEMVEANLRLVISIAKKYTNRGLQFLDLIQEGNIGLMKAVDKFEYRRGYKFSTYATWWIRQAITRSIADQARTIRIPVHMIETINKLVRTGRQMMHEIGREATPEELAARLSMPLEKVRKVMKIAKEPISLETPIGDEEDSHLGDFIEDKNAILPVDSAIQTNLRDTTTRVLASLTPREERVLRMRFGIGMNTDHTLEEVGQQFSVTRERIRQIEAKALRKLKHPSRSRKLRSFLDK from the coding sequence ATGGCAGAAAAAGCCAACAAGGCAAAAAAAGAAGAAGAAACAACCGACGCACCGGTAGTGGACAGCCAAAAAGCCGTTAAAAAAATGATCGCAGAAGCGAAAAAACGCGGCTACATCACATATGATGCCCTCAATGAAGCGCTTCCGCAGGATCAAATGTCATCCGAGCAGATCGAAGACGTTATGACAATGTTATCCGAAATGGGTATTAATGTTGTTGATAACGCCGATACGGATGAAGCCAGCGAAAAAGAAGACGCGGAAGAAGAAAAAGCAAGCACCACCGAAGAGGCAAAGCCGGAAGCAAAAGCACCTGCTGACCGGACAGATGATCCGGTTAGAATGTATCTTCGTGAAATGGGTAGCGTTGAGCTACTTTCCCGTGAAGGTGAAATTGCAATCGCGAAACGTATCGAGGCAGGCCGCGAAACAATGATTTCCGGATTGTGCGATAGTCCGCTTACCTTTGATGCTCTTGCTGCATGGGGTGAGATGTTAGAGGAAGAAGAAATTCTTCTTCGTGATGTGATTGATCTGGACGCTATGTATGGGAATGACCCAACGCAGGAAACAGATGCCACACCGACAGCCTCTGTTGAAGAGATCGAAGAAGACGACGACGACGATGTCACCGACGATGAAGACGCACCTGAAAATCAGGGCGAAAACGAAGACGGCAGCAACATGGATGAAGGCGTCGAAGAAAATGATGACGATGGCGTCACCATGTCTCTTGCCACCATGGAAGAAGCCCTTCACCCGCGTGTCATGGAAATTTTTGCAGAGATCAGAAAAGTTCACAAGAAATTCGCAAAACTGCAAGAGCTTCGTCATGAATCAAATATCGGCAATACTCAGCTAACACCAGCGCAGGAAAAACGTTACCGTAAATTAAGCGATGAACTAATCGTTCTTGTTAATAATCTACGCTTGAATAACAACCGTATCGAAGCTCTCCTTGAACAGCTTTATTCATCAAGTAAACGCCTGATGGGCCTTGAAGGAAAAATGCTGCGCCTTGCGGAACGTTATAAAGTGAGCCGCAAATCATATCTTGATAATTACTGGGGCCGCGAACTTGACCCAACATGGGTTAAGGAAATGTCAGGTGAAAAATCAAAAGGCTGGGACAGCTTTATTGGCAATGAAGCGGATATTGTGCAAAATATGCGTGATCAGGTGAAAGAAATCGCTAAGGATGTTGGCCTTAACATTTCAGAATTCCGTGTGATCGTAAATAAGGTTCAAAAGGGTGAAAAAGAAGCCCGTATCGCCAAAAAAGAAATGGTGGAAGCGAACCTTCGCCTTGTAATTTCGATTGCCAAGAAATACACCAACCGTGGCCTTCAATTCCTGGACCTTATTCAGGAAGGAAACATCGGCCTGATGAAAGCGGTTGATAAATTTGAATATCGCCGTGGTTATAAATTCTCCACTTATGCGACATGGTGGATCAGACAGGCCATTACCCGTTCGATTGCGGATCAGGCCCGCACAATCCGTATTCCGGTTCACATGATCGAAACGATCAACAAACTTGTACGTACGGGTCGTCAAATGATGCATGAAATTGGCCGTGAAGCGACGCCGGAAGAGCTGGCAGCACGCCTCTCTATGCCGCTTGAAAAAGTGCGTAAGGTGATGAAAATTGCTAAAGAACCAATTTCCCTTGAAACACCGATCGGTGACGAGGAAGATTCACATCTTGGTGATTTCATCGAAGACAAAAACGCAATCCTTCCTGTGGATAGTGCCATTCAGACAAACTTGCGTGATACGACAACACGCGTACTTGCAAGTCTGACACCACGTGAAGAACGCGTTCTTCGTATGCGTTTTGGTATCGGAATGAACACCGACCACACCCTTGAGGAAGTCGGTCAGCAGTTTTCCGTAACACGTGAACGGATCAGACAGATCGAGGCAAAAGCACTTCGCAAACTGAAACATCCAAGCCGTTCCAGAAAGCTTAGAAGCTTCCTTGATAAGTAA
- a CDS encoding class I SAM-dependent methyltransferase: MNTMAEVLAFPDYDTIKKKQNAAWGAGNYSLIGSTLQLTGEELAERMDLRPGSAVLDIAAGNGNASLAFARRFCNVTSTDYVDTHLISGQERALAEGLDIHYMLADAENLMVEYGTYDAVVSTFGAMFAPNQEKAASEMIRACKRGGKIGMANWTPDSFFGQLFNIINQFVIPPQSVKSPALWGTGKWIGKNFGRSAKEIVTVEKQFFFRYPTPHFFIDFFRKNYGPVHKAFLILNPDGQDKLEKEILALINKFNIAKDGTMKVPSEYLEVVITKE; the protein is encoded by the coding sequence ATGAATACGATGGCAGAGGTATTAGCATTTCCCGATTATGACACAATAAAAAAGAAACAGAATGCTGCTTGGGGGGCGGGAAATTATTCTCTTATCGGATCAACACTTCAACTAACCGGCGAAGAGCTTGCAGAACGAATGGATCTTCGTCCTGGTTCAGCAGTACTTGATATTGCCGCCGGAAACGGCAATGCATCACTTGCCTTTGCCAGACGTTTTTGCAATGTAACCTCCACAGATTACGTTGATACACATCTTATCAGTGGGCAAGAAAGGGCACTTGCCGAAGGACTTGATATTCACTACATGCTCGCGGATGCAGAAAATTTAATGGTTGAGTATGGCACGTATGACGCTGTGGTTTCCACATTTGGAGCAATGTTTGCCCCAAATCAGGAAAAAGCCGCCAGTGAAATGATCCGTGCTTGCAAAAGAGGCGGGAAAATAGGTATGGCAAATTGGACACCAGACAGTTTTTTTGGGCAGCTGTTTAATATAATAAACCAATTTGTCATACCGCCACAAAGCGTCAAATCACCAGCTCTTTGGGGAACTGGTAAATGGATCGGGAAAAATTTTGGACGTTCTGCAAAAGAAATTGTAACCGTTGAAAAACAATTTTTCTTCAGATACCCCACTCCACATTTTTTTATCGATTTTTTCCGTAAAAACTACGGCCCGGTTCACAAGGCATTCCTAATACTAAATCCTGATGGCCAAGATAAATTGGAAAAAGAAATACTGGCCCTGATTAATAAATTTAATATTGCTAAGGACGGTACGATGAAAGTCCCTTCTGAATATCTGGAAGTAGTCATCACCAAAGAATAA
- a CDS encoding alkaline phosphatase PhoX, with the protein MKLTRRKIVIGASALAFTGLALNLKSTGLKPRKSESRLYGPLIIDPDGILDLPSGFEYKVISELNDVMDDGYHVPDRADGMGCIPLDGNKVALIKNHEIRLKSQDPVQSKKQIPLLNVAYDKSDKNEPHPGGTTTLIYDMEKGVRLNEYRSLIGTLNNCAGGVTPWGSWLSCEENVTKAGDNATKDHGWVFEVPANMDELSEPVPLKAMGRFNHEAAAVDPKTGIVYMTEDRPNSLFYRFIPNEYGKLDKGGTLQALALMDAAKSQDSRNWETDDYQVGEWFDTRWVDLEDIESPNDDLRIQGFQKGGVIFARGEGIHWGDNELYFCCTSGGNKNLGQIMRYQPSEFEGTPQEGNRPGKLQLFFESTDPSVFNYGDNITVAPNGHLFVCEDQYTAVVDNHLVGITPTGEAYSFGKLRLQTELAGVCFSPDGSTMFINVYQPTKTLAITGPWDQIKA; encoded by the coding sequence ATGAAACTGACACGTCGAAAAATTGTAATTGGTGCCAGCGCACTGGCCTTTACTGGATTAGCATTAAACCTGAAATCAACGGGTTTAAAACCACGCAAATCTGAAAGCAGGCTTTATGGCCCATTGATCATTGATCCTGATGGTATCCTCGATCTACCGAGCGGTTTTGAGTATAAAGTCATTTCAGAATTAAACGATGTTATGGATGATGGATATCATGTTCCAGACCGCGCCGATGGCATGGGATGTATTCCGCTTGATGGAAATAAAGTCGCACTGATTAAAAACCATGAAATCCGCTTAAAAAGCCAAGACCCTGTTCAATCAAAAAAACAAATACCATTATTAAATGTTGCATACGATAAATCAGATAAAAACGAACCGCATCCCGGTGGCACCACAACACTGATTTATGATATGGAAAAAGGGGTTCGCCTTAACGAATATCGCAGCTTGATCGGAACGCTTAATAATTGTGCTGGCGGGGTAACGCCATGGGGTAGCTGGCTTAGCTGTGAAGAAAATGTCACAAAGGCAGGTGATAACGCAACAAAGGATCATGGCTGGGTTTTTGAAGTACCTGCTAATATGGATGAACTATCCGAACCCGTCCCCCTTAAAGCAATGGGCCGATTTAATCATGAAGCAGCAGCCGTTGACCCAAAGACCGGCATTGTTTACATGACGGAAGATCGTCCCAATAGTTTATTTTACAGATTTATACCCAATGAATACGGAAAACTCGATAAAGGCGGAACGTTACAAGCACTTGCTTTAATGGACGCAGCCAAAAGCCAAGATAGCCGAAATTGGGAAACTGACGACTATCAAGTCGGCGAATGGTTTGATACACGTTGGGTTGACCTAGAGGACATAGAAAGCCCAAATGATGATTTACGCATACAGGGCTTTCAAAAAGGGGGCGTCATTTTTGCCCGCGGCGAAGGCATTCATTGGGGCGATAATGAACTTTATTTTTGCTGCACTTCAGGTGGCAATAAAAACCTTGGCCAGATCATGAGGTACCAACCTTCCGAATTTGAAGGCACACCGCAAGAAGGCAACAGGCCCGGAAAATTACAGCTTTTCTTTGAATCAACCGACCCAAGTGTCTTTAATTACGGCGATAACATTACCGTTGCACCGAACGGACATCTTTTCGTCTGTGAAGATCAATATACGGCGGTTGTCGATAACCATCTTGTGGGTATTACACCTACTGGTGAGGCTTATTCATTCGGTAAATTAAGGTTACAGACAGAACTTGCCGGTGTTTGTTTTTCACCGGACGGATCAACAATGTTTATCAATGTATATCAACCGACAAAAACACTTGCCATCACTGGGCCATGGGACCAAATTAAAGCATAA
- the def gene encoding peptide deformylase, which produces MKKSKLIYGPDPIFKKTSSKVECFDEENKALCQELTHLLYQENAVGVAAPMIGALKRIIAYDLQENGNNPVVMINPEITKNSETTQSFSEGSICFPGVSADISRPDAITVRYQDIDGSEHSLDAEGWLATVIQHEMDYLDGKTIFDYLSPMKRKMLFKKTKKHQKENNL; this is translated from the coding sequence ATGAAAAAATCGAAACTTATATATGGCCCCGATCCAATTTTTAAGAAAACCTCTTCAAAGGTTGAATGCTTTGACGAAGAGAATAAAGCTCTCTGTCAGGAACTCACCCATCTATTATATCAGGAAAATGCTGTTGGTGTGGCTGCACCAATGATCGGCGCCTTAAAACGCATCATAGCTTATGATTTACAGGAAAATGGTAACAATCCAGTCGTCATGATTAATCCTGAAATTACCAAAAACTCAGAAACAACACAGTCTTTTTCCGAAGGCTCAATTTGCTTCCCCGGTGTCAGTGCCGATATTTCAAGACCTGATGCCATCACCGTTCGTTATCAGGACATTGATGGTTCAGAACATTCGCTTGACGCGGAAGGGTGGCTTGCCACCGTTATCCAGCACGAAATGGATTATCTGGATGGGAAAACGATTTTCGATTATCTATCGCCCATGAAACGTAAGATGCTTTTTAAGAAAACAAAGAAACATCAAAAAGAAAATAATCTTTAA
- a CDS encoding RNA polymerase sigma factor, with amino-acid sequence MNDYEKQWITAAIINKDRRFFGYLVKEHQSAVRGYLRRLSKGDFALADDLAQETFLLAYRKISTFKAKGSFKAWLFSIAYRSFLQHIRKNSTNPLMSFPTETLEEAEIEDNSGTDISVKIDLEKAISKLNKNERSVLTLSFSYGMSHSEISDIMSMPLGTVKSHHTRGKTNLKKVLSSTKMVTAC; translated from the coding sequence ATGAATGATTATGAAAAACAGTGGATCACTGCTGCTATCATAAATAAAGACCGCCGCTTTTTTGGTTATCTTGTGAAAGAACATCAAAGCGCTGTCAGAGGATATCTGCGCCGATTATCCAAGGGTGATTTTGCCCTTGCGGATGATCTGGCGCAGGAAACATTTTTATTGGCGTATAGAAAAATTTCGACATTTAAGGCTAAGGGGAGTTTTAAAGCCTGGCTCTTCTCAATAGCATATAGATCATTTTTACAGCATATCAGAAAGAATTCCACGAACCCGCTGATGTCGTTTCCAACCGAAACATTGGAAGAAGCGGAAATCGAAGATAATAGCGGGACAGATATTTCAGTGAAAATTGATCTTGAAAAAGCAATCAGTAAACTTAATAAAAATGAACGTTCCGTGCTGACGCTTTCTTTCTCTTATGGAATGAGCCACAGCGAGATATCAGACATCATGAGCATGCCACTTGGCACAGTGAAATCACATCACACCAGAGGAAAGACAAATTTAAAAAAAGTACTTTCCTCTACAAAAATGGTGACGGCATGTTAA
- a CDS encoding DUF6249 domain-containing protein, which produces MEDVLIPMTVFGSIVLGMWVVYHYKSKDKEKIQETINKAIDSGQSLTPETIKALGGKAHGAAFQDLRKSVILISLGIAMLILAQVIPDDEAPQIVSGLASFPIVLGVGYYLVYCLGKKQSE; this is translated from the coding sequence ATGGAAGATGTATTAATTCCGATGACTGTTTTTGGCAGTATCGTTTTGGGAATGTGGGTTGTTTATCATTATAAGAGTAAGGATAAAGAGAAAATCCAGGAAACGATCAATAAAGCCATCGATTCCGGTCAGTCATTAACCCCAGAAACAATTAAGGCATTAGGCGGGAAAGCACATGGTGCCGCTTTTCAGGACTTAAGGAAATCCGTCATATTGATTAGTTTAGGTATTGCAATGCTAATTTTAGCGCAAGTCATTCCAGATGACGAGGCACCACAAATCGTAAGCGGCCTTGCATCATTTCCAATTGTGTTGGGTGTCGGGTATTATCTTGTTTATTGTTTGGGCAAGAAGCAGTCCGAATAG
- a CDS encoding YSC84-related protein, with protein MLKQFIAVIMIMALPFTAHAKLSDKDKRKTQEMRQEVLAQLYENNPEARDLIASSEGYAVFNNGGVNLILLSAGSGKGVAHDNRSGEDIYMRMATGGVGIGLGIKDYRTVMVFHKRAMFDQFVDKGWDLSGQADAAAKIDDNGGEANATDSVVSGITVYNMTKKGLALQATIQGTKYWKWD; from the coding sequence ATGTTAAAACAATTCATCGCAGTGATTATGATCATGGCATTGCCATTTACGGCGCACGCCAAATTATCCGATAAAGACAAACGTAAAACGCAGGAAATGCGTCAAGAAGTACTCGCCCAGCTTTATGAAAACAACCCGGAAGCACGCGACCTGATCGCAAGCTCAGAAGGATACGCCGTATTTAACAATGGTGGTGTTAACCTAATCCTTTTATCCGCAGGCAGTGGTAAGGGCGTCGCTCATGACAATAGATCCGGCGAAGATATTTATATGCGCATGGCAACAGGTGGTGTTGGTATCGGCCTTGGTATCAAGGATTACAGAACCGTTATGGTTTTCCATAAACGTGCCATGTTTGATCAATTCGTTGATAAGGGTTGGGACCTATCCGGTCAGGCTGACGCAGCGGCAAAAATCGATGACAATGGCGGTGAGGCAAATGCCACAGATTCAGTGGTCAGTGGCATTACCGTTTATAACATGACCAAAAAAGGGCTTGCACTCCAAGCCACAATTCAGGGAACAAAATACTGGAAATGGGATTAA
- a CDS encoding acyltransferase family protein, giving the protein MNLDVYNKRQHFLDWVRVLAFAYLVFFHTGMMFVDWPFHIESGHDSSLLRSFMMLTSQWRMDLLFLVSGVAISVMMTKMTMASFLKQRVVKLFIPAFVATIFIVAPQPYFEALQKGIIEPGFWQFWTTQYFTGQFWDGMLTPVPTYNHMWYVVYLFAYTAVLVPVIFFANSEAGHKLLSKIENWLSRGARILWAPYILYLAVFFYRGDNDITHNIIDDSFGHFIYIYILIMGVLFVRMPTVWDAFARNRYKALALALLAYGTNLIKYHFDTPLDVIQWDLVEMIIKWSWIATILGFAKHHLNFRNEFLNYGNSIVYPFYILHQSVTIIIGYYIIDWGFNGIVEFVFILIGTYLISWGLIEAVIKRNNLIRICFGLNPKRKERVILANARS; this is encoded by the coding sequence ATGAATTTGGATGTCTATAATAAACGCCAGCATTTTCTGGACTGGGTCAGGGTACTTGCTTTTGCCTATCTTGTTTTTTTTCATACAGGCATGATGTTTGTTGATTGGCCGTTTCATATTGAAAGCGGACATGACAGCAGTCTTTTAAGATCATTCATGATGCTGACATCGCAGTGGCGTATGGACTTATTGTTTCTTGTTTCCGGTGTGGCCATCAGTGTGATGATGACAAAAATGACCATGGCGTCCTTTTTAAAACAACGTGTGGTAAAATTGTTCATTCCGGCCTTTGTAGCAACGATATTCATTGTTGCGCCACAGCCATATTTCGAAGCACTACAAAAAGGGATTATCGAACCCGGTTTTTGGCAGTTTTGGACAACCCAGTATTTCACAGGTCAGTTTTGGGATGGAATGCTAACCCCTGTACCGACATATAATCATATGTGGTATGTGGTGTATCTTTTTGCTTATACGGCTGTTCTGGTCCCGGTTATCTTCTTTGCTAATAGTGAAGCTGGACATAAGTTGCTATCAAAAATTGAAAACTGGCTATCACGTGGCGCACGTATTTTATGGGCACCTTATATTCTTTATCTTGCGGTCTTTTTCTATAGAGGGGATAACGATATTACCCACAATATCATCGATGATAGTTTTGGGCATTTTATCTATATTTATATTCTGATTATGGGGGTTTTATTTGTCAGAATGCCGACCGTCTGGGATGCTTTTGCCAGAAACAGATATAAAGCACTTGCGCTTGCGCTTCTTGCATATGGCACTAACCTGATTAAATATCATTTTGATACACCACTTGATGTTATTCAATGGGATTTGGTGGAAATGATTATTAAATGGTCTTGGATTGCGACTATTTTAGGGTTTGCAAAACACCACCTTAATTTCAGAAATGAATTTCTGAACTATGGTAATTCAATTGTCTATCCATTTTATATTTTGCATCAATCCGTTACGATCATCATTGGATATTACATTATTGATTGGGGTTTTAACGGGATTGTTGAATTTGTTTTTATCCTAATAGGTACATACCTTATCAGCTGGGGATTAATAGAAGCTGTGATTAAAAGAAACAATCTCATCAGAATTTGTTTCGGCCTAAACCCCAAAAGAAAAGAGCGCGTCATCCTTGCGAATGCGCGCTCGTAA
- a CDS encoding LytR/AlgR family response regulator transcription factor, producing the protein MIQTIKRHWKMLLVVFSYMTFEAIVRSTSLIMEYENRGDHIAAWKPFVWEFTSTYMIFALVPFIIMYDERYPIARKEWFKRILIHIPLSMLFSIVHVMGMIAMRKLIFSSVGDVYSMDDLDYMILYEYRKDLTAYISILIVTYAYREILRLRHGEAQIEKSEEERIMVSKSGQFKFIDPLSVNWVESAGNYVELHVGEDTYMLRATMKDIENRLGDKEFARIHRSAIVRKDFIDSIKPASSGDKQLTLKDGTSLRVSRRYNENLKAA; encoded by the coding sequence ATGATACAAACGATTAAACGTCACTGGAAAATGTTACTTGTGGTTTTCAGCTACATGACATTTGAAGCAATTGTACGTTCCACTTCACTCATTATGGAATATGAAAATCGTGGTGATCATATAGCCGCGTGGAAACCATTCGTTTGGGAATTTACGAGCACATATATGATATTTGCCTTAGTTCCTTTTATCATCATGTATGATGAACGTTATCCCATTGCCAGAAAAGAATGGTTCAAACGAATACTCATTCATATCCCACTAAGCATGTTATTTTCCATCGTGCATGTAATGGGCATGATCGCCATGCGCAAATTGATCTTTAGTTCTGTCGGTGATGTATATTCAATGGATGATCTTGATTACATGATCCTTTATGAATACCGCAAAGACCTTACGGCATATATCAGTATCCTGATAGTCACTTATGCTTACCGGGAAATTTTAAGATTGCGACACGGGGAAGCGCAAATTGAAAAATCTGAAGAAGAACGCATCATGGTCAGTAAATCCGGCCAGTTTAAATTTATCGATCCCTTAAGTGTCAATTGGGTTGAATCTGCCGGTAATTATGTCGAATTACATGTAGGTGAAGATACATATATGTTACGCGCAACCATGAAAGACATAGAAAACCGCCTTGGTGATAAGGAATTTGCGCGAATCCATCGTTCTGCTATAGTTAGAAAAGATTTTATTGATAGTATCAAGCCTGCCTCCAGTGGGGATAAACAATTAACGTTAAAAGACGGCACAAGTTTACGCGTATCAAGACGATATAATGAAAATTTAAAAGCTGCATAA
- a CDS encoding peptidyl-alpha-hydroxyglycine alpha-amidating lyase family protein, producing the protein MKNLLKIALLAGAASVAITSASKAQDMPYEEIEGVWAELPDGRKWGSTSTVYYGGDGTIWAAERCGANGNCLDTPDIDPVMQISKDGKILKTFGKGLIVWPHGIHVDPDGNVWIADGRGDEERGVGHQVHKFSPDGELLMSLGQAGKAGKGAYTFDQPCDVLVAPNGDIFVADGHSPRGNNRVVKYNSKGEYIMEFGGDGAEFGEMYEPHSLAMDSQGRLFVADRYNDRIQIFTQDGEFINSWRQFGRPSGVYIDANDILYVADSESNSGGTRNPGWDRGIRIGSAKTGWVTAFIPDPDKGVAFSRAEGVTADDEGNVYGAEVEERNLRKYVPRGTLPSPY; encoded by the coding sequence ATGAAAAACTTACTAAAAATTGCACTGCTTGCCGGTGCTGCATCGGTCGCGATAACCAGTGCATCCAAAGCGCAAGATATGCCATATGAAGAAATAGAAGGCGTATGGGCAGAACTGCCTGACGGTCGTAAATGGGGTTCAACCAGTACCGTTTATTACGGTGGTGACGGAACCATTTGGGCCGCAGAACGTTGTGGCGCAAACGGCAACTGTCTGGATACGCCGGATATTGATCCTGTTATGCAAATCAGCAAAGACGGTAAAATTCTTAAAACATTCGGTAAAGGTTTAATCGTATGGCCACATGGTATCCATGTTGACCCAGATGGCAATGTGTGGATCGCTGATGGTCGCGGTGACGAAGAACGTGGTGTTGGCCATCAAGTTCATAAATTTAGTCCAGACGGCGAATTATTAATGTCCCTTGGACAAGCCGGTAAAGCGGGTAAAGGTGCCTATACATTTGACCAACCATGCGATGTACTCGTTGCACCAAACGGTGATATTTTCGTTGCCGATGGTCACTCACCACGTGGCAATAATCGTGTTGTAAAATACAACAGCAAAGGCGAGTACATCATGGAATTTGGTGGTGACGGTGCTGAGTTCGGTGAAATGTATGAACCACATAGTTTGGCTATGGATAGTCAAGGACGTCTATTTGTCGCAGACAGATACAATGACCGAATTCAAATTTTCACTCAAGACGGAGAATTTATCAATTCATGGCGTCAATTTGGCCGCCCAAGCGGTGTTTATATCGATGCCAATGATATTCTTTATGTTGCCGATAGTGAAAGTAATTCAGGCGGCACACGTAACCCTGGATGGGACCGCGGCATTCGCATAGGTAGTGCGAAAACAGGTTGGGTAACGGCATTCATTCCTGATCCTGACAAGGGCGTTGCCTTTAGCCGTGCAGAAGGTGTAACAGCCGATGATGAAGGCAACGTTTACGGCGCAGAAGTGGAAGAAAGAAATCTTAGAAAATATGTTCCACGCGGTACTTTGCCTAGCCCTTACTAA